The Thermoflexus sp. genome includes the window CCAGGTTCTTCCGTGGCTCCAGCGTCCCCACATAAAGGATAAACGAATCCGGCAAGCCGTATCGAGCCCGAAACGCGGCCACCTCCCCCTCCGGCAACGGCCGGAAACGGGGATCGACCCCGGGATGGGCCACTTCGATCTGCTCCGGGGGAAGCTTCCAGAGGCGAATGAGATCTTCACGGGCCGCCTGCGAGATCGTCAGGATCCCCGCCGCCCGCCGGCAGGTCAGCCGGGTAAAGAGGCGCAGATAGATCCGATTCCACGCCCGAAAAGCTTCCGGGTGGCGAACGAAGCTCAGATCATATACGGTGACCACCACCGGCAGGCGAACCGCCAGCGGCGCGACGAAGGCCATCGCATGGAGCAGATCCCAACGCTCCCGGGCGAGAAGAAGCGGCATGACCAGCTGCTCCCACAGGATCCGGACCACCGGCCGATGGGTCGGCCAGGTCGTCCGGACCCAGCGGATCCCCGGCGCTTCCGGGGCGCAGGAACGTGGTCCGATGAACGCGGTGAAGGCGATATGAGGGGCTACCCGGGGAAGGCGTCGCAGGACCTCATCGATATACCGATGGATCCCGGCGCTGCGATAGGACGCCTCGCCGGCCAGCAGCTGGGCGTTCAGGGCGATTCGAATTCCGATAGAATGGGAAGACACGCGGCGCGCTCCCGGGATGACTTCAATACGATTCTATCCGATCAGGAGAGCTTCAATCCGCAACGCGGAGGAATCCGAATGGCCCTCTTGCTTCGCGAGGAGGATGTGCGGGCCTTGCTGCCGATCGCCGACGCTATCGAGGCGCTGGAATGGGCCTTCCGCGCCCAGGCCGAGGGTCAGGCGACCAACGTGCCTCGCGCTCGCGTCCGCTGGCCCCGCGGCGCCCTCCACGTGATGGCCGCTGGGGGGCCCGGGGTCGGCTACGTCGGCCTGAAGGCCTACACCACCGTCGGGGGGCAGGCCCGCTTCGTCGTGTTGTTGTTCGACGTCGAAAGCGGAGCGCTGGTCGCCCTGATCGAAGCCGATATGCTGGGCCGCCTGCGAACCGGGGCAGCCACCGGCCTGGCTACCCGCTACCTCGCCCGCCCGGATGCTCGAAGGGTGGGCATATATGGAGCGGGGCGTCAGGCGGCCACGCAGCTCATGGCCGTTTGTGCCATCCGGGATATCGCGGAAGCCCGGGTCTACAGC containing:
- a CDS encoding glycosyltransferase family 1 protein, whose amino-acid sequence is MSSHSIGIRIALNAQLLAGEASYRSAGIHRYIDEVLRRLPRVAPHIAFTAFIGPRSCAPEAPGIRWVRTTWPTHRPVVRILWEQLVMPLLLARERWDLLHAMAFVAPLAVRLPVVVTVYDLSFVRHPEAFRAWNRIYLRLFTRLTCRRAAGILTISQAAREDLIRLWKLPPEQIEVAHPGVDPRFRPLPEGEVAAFRARYGLPDSFILYVGTLEPRKNLGVLLEAIARLRPSVPLILVGGQGWKPAFRPRLQALEREGRARWIGFVPDAELPLWYNAATLLAYPSRYEGFGMPPLEAMACGTPVIAARASSLPEVVGEAGFLVDPDDIEAWAEGIQTLLRDHALREMLRARGLTRARQFSWERTARVIVEFYNKIAQRSVSGLDP